Proteins encoded by one window of Bacillus sp. DTU_2020_1000418_1_SI_GHA_SEK_038:
- a CDS encoding antibiotic biosynthesis monooxygenase, which yields MFYQIKRMVVKEGFSATVVERFNGEGLIEKQPGFVDLQVLVKNVRRGDEEVLVLVRWETEEDWKNWEKSPEHIAGHKANAGKPKPDYIIESSQNVYTVAVSK from the coding sequence ATGTTTTACCAGATTAAAAGAATGGTTGTGAAGGAAGGCTTTTCTGCTACAGTGGTGGAGCGCTTCAACGGTGAGGGACTCATTGAGAAGCAGCCGGGATTTGTTGATCTTCAAGTTCTAGTCAAAAATGTCCGCCGTGGTGACGAGGAAGTATTAGTACTTGTCAGATGGGAAACTGAAGAGGATTGGAAGAACTGGGAGAAGAGCCCAGAGCATATTGCCGGACATAAAGCGAATGCTGGAAAACCAAAGCCTGATTATATAATCGAGTCAAGCCAAAATGTCTATACTGTGGCAGTTAGTAAGTAA